The Desulfovibrio sp. G11 region TTTTCGCCGTAACGGCCGTCTGTGGGACGCCGCGAAGGCTCCACGTAGGCCACATTCCAGGGTTCGGGACCGATAACCCGCAAAAAGGTATGAGGATTGAAAGTTCCGGCCCCGCATTCCACGCCTGACGGCTGCTCGATAACGCAGCCCTGCCTGGCCCAGTAATTCTGTAGGGTGAGAATCACGTCCTGAAAATACATGTGCTGTCCTTTGGAAGGCTGATCAAAAAGATTTTTGCTTCCTGGCGGAGCAACGGCATGAACGGCACACCATCGCTGCGGGCGATATATCTGCGCCCGGCCCTGCCGTTGCGGCGACAGAAGGCAAAAATCGCTGACCAGCGGCTCCTTTTTAGAGCATTTTAATTTTGAGAATACGCATTCCCAAAACTTGTAACACGCTCATTTCGGCGCTTACCCGCGCAGGCAAGCTGCGCTTGCGCCTCGGTGGCGGCCGCCTGCGTGCAGTCGCCAGAGCAGTTTCAAAGTGAAAACGCTCCAGCATGGCCATCCCGGAATGGGCAGATATGGCCGGGCTGACCCGCAAAACCGCAAAACAGGGGCGGCGAAAACCGGCCATCTACACGCGGCGAAAAAATCCCCCCTCCCACGCCAGTCCCAGATGATACTGGACAAAGCCGTCGATAACCCTGGAACAGGCCCGCCGGTCCGCCGAGGGCAATTCCTCCGCGTGCCAGCCGGATGGCAATTCTTGCTGCACATGGCGTAAAAGGTCAAGCCCGCCGGCGCTCAATTCCACCCCGTAGCGCACGGGGCCGGCCTGCGCACGGCACGATGGGCAGCGCACATGGCCTTCATCCACTACAAACTGTACAGAGCCGCACAGGTCAGCGCCGCACAGGCCGCACACGTCAAGGCTCGGGGCAAAACCCAGCGCTCCGGCGAGGCGAAGACGGAAAAAAAGAGGAAAAAGCGCAGGCAGGGCCGGGGCTTCTTCGAGCGTGCGCCTCATGTCCTCAACCAGCGCGAAAGCCTCGTCCGCGCCGTCGTCATTCACGCCAAGGGCTTCCACAAAGCGCAGGCAGTTGGCCGCAAGGCCCATGCGTCGCCAGTCTTGCCTGAGTGCCTGTGGCCCGCCAAGCAAAACCGCTTCTTCAAGGTTCAAAAAGCCGCCGCGCGGCGATGTTTTAACGCGGCAGTGCAGGCTGTTGAGCACGTCCAGGCAGCCACAAAAACGACGCCTGCTTCTGCTGCCCCCAAAAGCGAACAGCGTCAGCAGGCCATGCTTGCGGCACAGGGTTTTCAGCCAGAGGTCCGACTCACGAAAGTGCCCCATGCGCAGCACAAGCGCGTGATCGGCCCATTCTGTCATTGCCGAGCCGGGGGAAAGGTAAGGGTGCGGACCTGGCCGCTGCCGCCCACAGGCGGAAGTTCTTCGCCGTTATAGCGGATGCGTACTCCGCCGGCGTTGCCAAGCTTCAGTTCCAGGCTCTTGTTGAAGGTAAGGGCAAAGGTATCGCCCTTGCGCAATGAAAACTGCCTGGTATCGGTATTGTCGGCGCTGGAATGCACCCAGCATTCTTCGGTGGCAGTGATGATGACCTTGTGCGGCCCGGCTACCGCGATGCTTTCAGGATTTGCCGCTGCGGCGGGAGCGGCAGCGGATGCAGGCGCAGACGCCGTGGCAGCCGCTGGAGCGGCCTGAGAACCGGTCACAACCTCGGACCGCTGCGCCCCCGCGGGCGCTGCAGCCTGGGCGGCTGTGGCAGCAGCAGGCAAATCCGCGCCGCCGGACTGCCCGGCGGGGCTGTCTGTACGCGCGGCCTCCGGCCCGGGCCGGGCTGTGGAAAGCGGAGACGGGTTGTCAGCCGTGTCAGGACGCTGCATGGGCGCGGGTTGCGCCATACGCCGGGTCTGACTGCTCAAAAATTCCAGCGCGCCCTGCTGCCAGGCCACATAAACACCAAGCCCCAGCAGGATCAGCACGAGCGCCACAAAAAAAGGCTTGAGGCTGCGGCGCGGGGCCAGATAGATTTCCGGCGGCCCCGCATGCTGCGCGGCAGCTTCCTCACTGTTGGCTTCCAGTGTTGCCAGAGCCGCGCCCACCTCTTCGGCGGAAAGGCCCACATAGGCGGAATAGGAACGGATAAACCCTTTGGTATACGCAAGATGCGGCAGGGAGGATGTATCTCCCGCCTCGAGGGCGCGCAAAAGGCGTGCACCTATCTTCAGATGATTGGCCGCATCCTCGATGCTCAGCCCCCTCTGCTCACGCTCGGCGCGCAGGGCCGCACCCAATTCCTCTAAGGTCATGCAAAGCCTCGGTAAAGGTCTTTGCCGCCCCATGGGCGGCTGTTGCCGGCGGCACGGCGCGGGCCGTTTCAGGCCCGGCCGCAACCGGAACGGCGCTGCGGGCCAGGGCAAACACGGCCACGCTGCGCCCGGTCAGACGCGCTACAAGCGAATATCTATCACGGCCTTGCTGCGCAACTGGCCAGTATAATCGTCAAAACGTTCCATAGCCTTGGGCTGCCGCAATATGGCGTCAATCTGCGGCTTGGCCTCTTCAAGGCTGAGCATTTTCACTCCTCCCCCTCCGGGGCGGAAGAGATGCACCTGGGCCTTATGCCCCTGCAAGTCAAAAAGCTCCGTCACGTCGCCCGGCTTCATCTTGGTGAGGCGGCCCTCCCACTCGGGATTCAGGCGGTCCCATTCCACCGGCCCCATATCGCCGCCCTTTTCCTTGTTGGGCGCGATGGAGTACTTGCGCGCGGCTTCTTCAAACGTCAGCGCACCGGAACGGATCTGGGCAGCGATGGAGGCGGCGTTCACCTTGGGAGAGTAAACCATAACCCCCATGTGCAGGCCGTTGCGGTCATACATGGTGTCCTTGTGGGCCTCATAGTATGCGCGGATTTCCTCGGGGGTGACCACCACCTTGCGGCCAACCTCCATGCTCATGATCTTCTGTCTTAACAGGCTTTTCTCAATATTGCCACGCAGTTCTGCAACGCTGCTTTTCTGTCTGGCAAGCTGTTCCTCAAATTGCTGCTTGGTCATGTTGCGACCCTGCATGAGCTTGGCAATCTCATTGTCAATGTCTGCAGGTGACACGCTGACCTTCAGCCTTCTGGCTTCCTGGGCAATGAGGATATCCATGATCATCATGTCCAGAACCTTGCGGAAAATAGCATCCACCTGTTTGGCGTCAGCGGGATTATCCGGATTAAGCCTGGCGCGCGCCATATCGGGCAGGGCATTTTTTTGCAGATCAAACATGGTAATGACCTGCCCATTGACCACGGCGGCCACTTTATTGAGCTGGGCGGCCTGCACGCCGCATGCAGCCACAAGTATGACCGCCAGCAGCAAAACAAGTGTCTTCCTCACGGGTTTCTCCCTCATGTAAGACGCAGTGCGCCTGTTTATCCTCAGATTTTTAGCCCAAAACAACGCGACATGCAATGTCTGCCCGGCAGAGGTGTCCCCGGCCCTATTCAGGCGACTTTGCGTCAAAATCTCCCGGTGTCTGCACCGCCGGCCGATCGCCACGGGGCGCAGGCCCGGCTTCAGCCGTTGCCGGATGCCTTGTGGCTGAAGCCGGCAACACTGTCATGTACGCCAGAATACGGCGCATATGTAGCAAGACAAGAATATTACCAAAGAACCGAACGGGCCTGAAACACCCGCACAGCGGCGCACAGGCCCTCGCGCTACAGGCCCTGCTCTCCTGAAGTTCCCTGTCCGGGGCGCTCTGCAGCCGGGGCGCCCAACCCCTCTGCTTCTTCCTGACCGGTCTGGTTTTCGTTCTCCCCCTCTCCGCCGGGAGCAACACCGGCAGCGCTGCCGCCGGAGGTTCCGTTGCGCCCGGCCGCCCGGGTCGAAACCGGGGAGAGCAGATCAGCAACGAGGTCGGGATTCACGCGCACCTGGGCACGCGACAGGGCGGCCGTCAGCCAGTGCGCAAAAGCCGCTTCTTTTTCCCGCTCGCGCAGAATATTTTCTATAAGCGGATAGGCCTCGGCCACACTCATGACATGGGCCGGATTACGCCGCACCAGCGCCAGACCGAACCAGCGGTCACCCTCCTGCCGTGGCGGCAGACACTGCCCGGGAGCGAGCTTTTCCAACCCTTTTTGCCATGCGTTGGGCAGTTGAGCAGCCCCGGCTTCTACACACTGCAAAAGCAGTTCGCCTGTCTGCTCTTCACGAACCGGGCCAACAGAGGCAAAAGACGCACAAAAGTTGTCCACAGCCTGCCGATCTACGGCGGAGGTCAAACAAATGTCCAGCGTTTCAGGCAAATTGAATTCCGTTTCGTGTCTCTTGTAATACCCCCGCACGCTGTCCAGAGAAATACGGATGCCGGGCAAAAGAACACGCTTTTCAAAACTCTGCATGGCGAGGTAATCGCGCATGAGCAGACGCCATTCATTGCCGTCCAGCGATTCTTCGGCCAGAAAGCGCGCCAGTTCCTCTTCTCCGCCGTAATCCGCCCGGACATTCGCCACGGCGGACTCCACAGCCGACTCGGTGACAGGGATCTGCAGGCTGCGCAATTCCTGATTGACCAGAGCGTAAATGATAAGCGTACCCAGCGCATCGCCGTACTGGCGCTTCATGTTTTCCAGCGATGGACGCTGCATGGTGTCCAGAGCCGCCGAGCGGCCATCCAGCAAGGCCTGTACGGTACGCAGATAAATGGGTTCGCCGTTGACTGTTGCCACAACCCCCTCAGGCAGGCGGCCTTCAAGGCAACCGCCCAGAAACAGGCAGCAGACAAGCAGGACCAGGCCGGGCAAAACGGAGAGGCGACGGCAAAGCAACGCGAGGCCTGCCGGACGAGCGCCATAAAAAGGGTGAAAAACGGAAGGCAGCAGAGGCATAGACATCCTTTTCCGACGGGAACAAATGCCGGAGAAAAACAGCCTGGCGGCAGAACGGACCGAAACGCCTGCAATCAGGCAGGGGCTTTTTCTTCGGCCTTTTCCGCAACGGGCATACGTATGTCTTCCAGGGCCTGCCGCAATCTGTCAAGCCCCCCGGCAAGAGGCATATCTTTCGCCAGCGGCAGGGTCAGCCCGGCCGGGGGCTGCATGAGCGCTCCGGGCATGGACGCGGCCAGCGCCACAATGCGTTCGGGCTGCACGGCCGTTTGCCCGTCGGGCCAGGTCAGGCGCACATGCTCGCGGTGCACATCGGCCTTTTGCACCTGCAGTTCCGTAAGAAACTGCTTGAAATCCAGAACGGCCAGAAAGTTCGCCAGTTCCTCGGGGAAGGGACCGAAGCGGTCGCGTATGGAGAGGGCGATCTCTTCTCGGGCGGCCCCGCCCTGGGCGGAAGTAAGGGCCTTATAACAGCGCAGCCGTTCACGGCCATCGTCGATATACGATGCCGGAATATGGGCGGGCAGACCGAGAGTAAGCTCGGTTTCGCTGACCAGACTTTCGGGCGTGCCCTTGAGGCGACCCACGGCCTCTTCAAGCATTTCAAGGTAAAGGTCCAGCCCCACACGGCACATGTGACCGGACTGTACCTCGCCCAGTATATTCCCGGCACCGCGCAGACGCAAATCCTCCATGGCGACCTGAAAGCCTGCGCCCAGATAGTCCATGTCCAGAATGATACGCAGGCGCTCTTCGGCCACAGCCGTCAGCCGCTCGGCATCGGGAACCACAAAAAAGGCATATGCCTGCCTGTCGCTGCGGCCCACACGTCCGCGAAGCTGGTACAGCTGCCCCAGGCCGAACATCTGCGCCTGGTCCACCACAAGCGTATTGGCGCGGGGAAAATCCAACCCGGATTCCACAATGGATGTACAGACAAGCACATCCAGTTCGCCGTGCCAGAATTTGTGCATGGTATCTTCAAGCTCGGCCTCGGACATCTGGCCGTGAGCCATGCCTACGCGGGCATCAGGAACAAGGCCGCGTACATATTCGGCCACGCGCTCCAGGCCCTGCACACGGTTGTAGACCCAGAAGACCTGCCCTTCCCGCTCGATTTCCCGCTCCAGCACCTTGCGCAGCACATTGTCATCCTTGCGCAGCACGGCGCTGGCCACGGGCTTGCGGTCCTGCGGCGCTGTCTCGATGATGGAAAGTTCGCGTATGCCGGACATTGAAAGCTGCAGGGTACGCGGTATGGGCGTGGCCGTGAGCGTCAGCACGTCCACGTTTTTCTTGAGAGCCTTGAGCTTTTCCTTGTGGCGCACACCGAAGCGCTGTTCTTCGTCCAGAACGAGCAACGTCAGGTTGGGCAGCTTCACATCACTGGAAAGGATACGGTGCGTACCGATGAGAATATCTATCTGCCCGGCAGCGGCGGCCTTGAGCACCTCTTTTTGCCTGGGCCGAGGCACAAAGCGGCTGAGCAGCCCCACATTGACGGGAAAGCCCGCCAGACGCGCCCGAAATGTCTGATAATGCTGCTCGGCCAGCACCGTGGTGGGACACAGCAAGGCCACCTGCCGCCCTTCGGAAGCAGCACGAAAGGCTGCGCGCAGGGCCACCTCTGTCTTGCCGAAACCCACATCGCCACACACAAGGCGGTCCATAGGACGCGGCCTGTCCATATCGTCCAGCACATCCTGGATAGCCTTGGCCTGATCGGGGGTTTCCTCAAAGCCGAATGTCGCCTCAAACTCGTGGTACAGCTCGCCGGGCGGATCGTAACGAAAGCCTTTGGTTACCTTGCGGTAGGCGTACATCTCCACAAGGTCGGCGGCAATCTTTTCAATGGCCTTGCGCGCCTTTTCCTTACCTGCCACCCAGGCCGCGCCGCCCAGACGGTCAAGGGCAGGCTCCACGCCTTCGGTTCCCTTGAAGCGCTGGATGAGGCCCAGCCTGTCGGCAGGTACGTAGAGCTTGTCGCGCCCGGAGTATTCCACCAGCAAAAAATCGTTGGCGGCGGCATTGAGATCAAGATGGTGCAGACCCGCAAAGCGACCTATGCCGTAATCCCTGTGGACAAGCAGATCTCCGGGCTTCAGGTCATCAAAAGAGTCCAGTCCCTTGAACACGCGGGAAGAGACCCGCGGCGTTTTTTCAGCCTTGGGGTAAAGGATGTCTTCGCCAAGCACCAGAACATCGTCCCAGACAAGCTCGGCTCCGGAGCGGAAAGGCGAAACCAGAGCGAACAGCCCCCGCTGCTCGGGCGCATACCTCAAGGCGGGCACGATGCCGTCCTGCTCCGCAAGTTTCAGAAATTTTGCACGGCTTCTGCCCGAAGAAAAGCTTAACACAATCTGACGGCGGCTGCTCTTCCATTCCTTGAGACCCGCAGCGAGATGTTGCCAGGGGCGGTCCTGCGCCCCGGGCAGGGGGAAAAGATCGATAAAGGAATGCAAGGGCCGTTCGGGCAGGTCCAGCCCCCGCTCTTCCACGCCCATAACCAGTGGTTCGGCGTAAACACGCTGGAATGTGTTCCAGGGGGCGGGCTGCGAACTTTTGCGCAGCGCCAGTGATGCGGGTTGCGGCAGGGGGGCGTCGGCGGCTTCCAGCCTTTCCTTGAGGTTCAGGCGACCATCGCGCAGGGCATCGGCACTGTCGCTTTCGCCGGGCAAAAGCCACAGGCTGTCTTTGGGCAGCCAGTCTTCAAACAGGCTTGGCGATGCAAGTACGCTGCCGGGCAAAAGCCCCAGACCGCCGCCATCCAGAGATTTTTTGAAAGAATAGCACTCGTTTTCGCTGATGCGGCCCTCGGCAAACATGCGGTCGCAACGCTCACGCGCCGCGGCAAGGCTTTTGGCGTCCAGGGCAAGCGGGCTGGCGGGCAGAAGAACCAGTTCATCACAGCCCTGCAGCGAACGCTGGCTTTCAGCGTCAAAAACACGCATTTCATCCAGCGTGTCGCCAAAAAATTCCAGACGTACCGGCTTTACATGACCTGTAGGAAAGATATCCAGAATATCGCCGCGGCGGGCCATTTCTCCGGGTCGCGTCACCATGGGGACACGTTCATATCCCCACTCAACGGCCTGATCCAGCAGCAGTTCAGGCGCATAGTCGCTGCCTTTGCGCAAATCAAGGTTGCGGGCGGCAAAAAAATCCAGGGGAATATGGCGCAGCAGAAGACTTTCGACACTGCAGACAATACAACGTGGCCGCCCCTGGGCAAGACCGTACAGGGCGGCAAGGCGCGCCGACCATGAGGCCCTGTCCTGCCACTGGCTCAGGGGCGGCAGGGTCAGGCATGGGCTGTTCCACTGAGGTTCTGAAACAGATTTGTCGGCCAGCGAAAGCTCGGGGGTAAAAAGCGTCAGCAAGGCGCGAGCGCTGTTATACTCTTCCCGGTCACGGGCCACCAGCACCACGGTACGCCCTTGGGTAAAGGCCTCGGCGGCGAGGCGGCAGCGTGTGGCCATGCCGCTGCGCTCGATATAAACCTGTCCTTCCTTGCTTGCCAGTACTGTGCTGAAATTACTCATGAAAATATTCCATACAGCGTACTTTTCCGGCACGCTGTAATGCGGGAGTGCGGCGTAGAACCGCAGTGTCATATGGTGGAGCGGCTATGGCGAAAACGCCCGCGCCCTTAAAGCGGCGAGGGGGCGGCCCAAAGGCCGCCCCCGGTCAACTATACCAATCTGCCTTGTTAGACGCCGCAGCCGCCGGAGCAGCCCGAGCATCCCCCCCCGCCGCTTTGTGGCAGGGGTACGGTGGGTTCCACCATAAAGCCCATGTGGGTGAGGTCGATTTTCACGCCCTCGATCTGGCCCAGCAGGTCTTTATTGATGCAGAAGGTAAAACCGCCCTGTTCTTCGCTCTGGTCATCTTCAGTGGCAGCGTCGATAGCCAGCGCAAGGCGCGGGCCGGTGCAGCCGCCGGGGGCAAGATAGATGCGGATATCGCTCTTTTCCTTGCCCTTGAAGTAGGCATCCAGTTCCTGACGGGCGCTTTCGGTCAATTCAAGCATGGTTCCTCCAATATTTTTCAAGTATATAAAAAAATACCGAAAAACAGGCAGATATGCTTCATCGGCCAGCGGGGAACCAAGCCCGCCCTGTTAATGGCTGCCGCAGCTCGTGCAGCTGCTGCATCCGCCATCGCCGCTGGAAGCAAAGGGCACCTCGGGGGTAACCGTGAAGCCCATATAGGTCAAATCAATGGTGACGCCCTTCACTTCGTCCAGCAAAGACTGGCTCATGCAGAAGGTGTACCCGGCCTGTTCCTCGGTTGAATCCTGATCATTAGGCTCGTCCAGAGCCAGTGCGAGGCGCGGGCCGCCTCAACCGGCCGAAAGGTAGATCCGGATGGGATCCTTTTTCTTGTCCGCAAAGAAGGAATCGAGTTCCTTGCGGGCGTTGTCGGTCAACTGAATCATGGTGTCCTCCATATTTCTGGTGACCTAGTAACTAAGGCCATGCACCGGGCTTGTCAATTACCGGGGGACTTTTCTTCAGCCACAAAAAGCGTTAACCTGCTTTCAGCGAGACGTTACGGGAGGAAAGATGGCTACAACCCTGCTGCTTGAAGAACATGAAATGACCCGCATGCTGGAGCGCCTGGCGTCCCAGATTATGGAACGCCACGCAGACTGCGGGCATGTCATGCTTGTAGGCATCGAGCGGCGCGGCGCGGACCTTGCCCACCGCCTGGCAGGCCTGCTGCAGGAGCGCCTCGGTCACCCGGTGCTGCTGGGTACGCTGGATATCAATCTTTACCGTGACGACTGGACAAGCCTTGAGGCCCAGCCGCATATCGGCCAGTCGCGCATACCCGCAAGCGTGGACGGGCGCGTGATCGTTCTTGTGGATGATGTGCTCTATACGGGCCGAACCATCCGCGCCGCCCTTGAGGCCCTGCTGGACTATGGCCGCCCCAGGGCTGTGGAACTGCTGGCCCTTATAGACCGGGGTCATCGCGAACTGCCCATACATGCCGACTATGTGGGCCGCACGGTCAACACCAGCCGCCAGGAGCGCGTGGACGTGCTGCTCACCGAAAGGGACGGGCAGGACGCGGTTCACCTTACAGCCAGCCCCGCCTGATTTCAGGGGCAACCTGCCGGGACCGGATTTGCCTGAAGCATCTCCCGGCTGTAACCCTGCCGGGCGGCCACGCCGCCCCTGCCCACGGCCCAGGGCCGTGCGGCGCAACACTAAGGAGCGCACATGCCCAAGCGCAAGACCTGACGCAACCCCACAGGCTTCACGGTGTGGAGTATATGCGGGCGGCGGCGCGTCTCGAGGCTTGGGAGCATGGCGCGACAACCCTGACAAACGGTAATCCTCCGTCCGCGTAATGCGGCCATACAGGCCGCCTACGCAATGGGCGCACGCCCGCAAACAGGAGGAAAGCCATGAAACAGGGCTTCAATATTCTGTCCACCACCACGGGCATCATCGTGGTCGGCCTCATTTTCGGCGTATTGGCCGTATTGCTGCAACAGGCGGGCAATCCGGGCAATATGGGTATATGCGTGGTCTGCTTTAACCGCGACATTGCCGGGGCTGTGGGCCTGCACAGGGCGGACCTTGTGCAGTATCTGCGCCCGGAAATAATGGGTATGGTACTGGGCGCCTTTGCGGCGGCCATGCTTTTTGGCGAATACAAGCCGCGTGGCGGTTCGGCGCCGATCATCCGCTTTTTTCTCGGGGCCATCGCGGGCATAGGCGCGCTGGTTTTTCTGGGCTGCCCCTGGCGCGTCATCCTGCGCCTGGCCGGTGGCGACGCGCATGCCCTTTTCGGCCTTGCGGGCCTTATCGTAGGTGTGGGCATAGGCACGGTCTTTTTCCGCATGGGCTTCTCTCTGGGGCGCAGTCAGGGGCAGGGAAAAATATCGGGGCTGCTGCTGCCTGCGCTTATGATCGCCCTTGTGGCCCTGTATCTTGCCGACCCGCAAATCATCGGCGAACTTAAAAGCGGTGTGCTCTTCTATTCCATCAAAGGCCCCGGTTCACAGCATGCACCGTTCATCTTTTCACTGTGCGCCGGACTGGCCGTGGGCTTTCTGGCACAACGCAGCCGCTTCTGCACCATGGGCGCTCTGCGCGACGTCATCCTGTTCAACCAGTGGTTTCTGGCCCTGGGCTTTATCGCCATGTTCGCAGCGGCCCTGATCATGAATATCGGTTTCGGCTCCTTCCACTGGGGTTTTGAAAACCAGCCGGTTTCACAGCCCAATGACCTGTGGAACTTTATGGGTATGGTTACGGCGGGCCTTGCCTTTGCCCTGGCAGGCGGCTGCCCCGGGCGGCAGCTCTTTATGGCGGGCGAAGGCGACAACGATGCTGCCGTGTTTGTTATGGGCCTCATCGCGGGGACGGCCATGGCCCACAACTTCGGCATGGCCTCCAGCCCCGCCGGCATAGGCCCTCACGGCATGGCCGCCACTCTGGCCGGCCTTGGCATTTGTTTGTGCATAGGATTTTACAACTGCAAGCGAGGCGCGTAATGTCCGTACTTATAGATACCCGCGGTCTTTCATGCCCGCAGCCGGTGCTTCTCTTTCTCAATGCCGCCAAGGCGGGCGACGGTCCCTTCAGTGTACTTGTGGATAACGACGCCAGCCGCGAAAACGTCAGCCGCGCGGCCCGCAACCGGGGATTCTGCGTGGAACCCGTCGACGAAGGGCAAGGAGTCACCAAACTGGAACTGCACAAGGGCTAGAGAGTTCTACTCTTGAAGTGTTTTGTGGGAGGCCCCTTTTGCAACAGGGGGCTTCCCACAATCCACCCATCAACATCTTTATTCTTGTTTCAATCTGTTGCAGGAATGCTCCTGCTCTGAATCGGGGCAGGAGTTGGTGGGGAGCCAGAGGGCGTACTTTCCTGGCATACCGCTGCCCCAAAAGTGACTTGCCCAGGATGAAGGCCTGGACACACGGAACAACGACGGATGACTTCAAAAGCCAACAAACAGCCGGGCGAGCGTCCGCCCGGCAGGATATCTGCATGGATAAAACACCAAAGGGCATACGCAAAACGGGCGGCGGCTTTATGGGCAACCTTTGCCGTGCCGCCCGCGCCCTGCTGGACAAGAAAGCCAGAACGGACCAGCGGGCCGCCCACCCCGGCAAAGACGAACAGTCAGCAGCCCGCTCAGCTCGTGCCGTCAGTGACAGGGGCCTGCTGGTCTTTGCCCACACGGGCGAAGTCATCAAGGCAGAAAAACAGCTTCGCGCTGCCGGTCTTGACGTCGAAGTCAAGGGACCGCCGCCGCAGTTGCGCACCGGTTGTGATATGGTGATCGTGTTTGAGCTGGTGAGTCAGGCCCGTGTGCTGGAAATATTGCACAAGGAGGACATTGATCCGGAACAGGTGGTCAGCGCCCACGACGTGCTGCTTGAGCCGGTATCGCTTTACCAGGTCAGGCGTATGGGCCGCTGGATCATGGTACGCGCGGCCAATATGAAAATCACCCTGGACACCCGGGACGGCCGTATCGTGAACATTTCCGGCGGGGGCTGCCCGGACGTGCCGTGGCTGGCACACTGCCTGTGCGGCCTGCGCCTTGACGAGGCCCCGGAACCCCTGAGCCTCGGGCAGACGCTCTGCTGCTACAGCCTGCAAAAAGCCTTTGAAGAACTGCGGAGGCAATACTCATGTGGTACATAGCCGGCACTCTACCGGGGCCGGACCCGGTTTTTCGCGAAACAGCGGCTCAAGGCCCTGCCCGCATGTCCGACGGATGGCTCCACCTCGCGGACGACAGCGCCTTTCCCGTGCAGCGCGGTACCGAGGCTCTGGCCGCCACCGCTCTTCTGGCTTGCGAGGCTTTGGGTTTTCAGCCGCCCCGCCTGCTGCTGGCCGGAGACACAGGGTCGGGAGAAGGCAGCCGCGCCCTGTACGCCTGGCTTGCAGAGCATGCCGACACCCTGAACCCTGAAGGCATCACATTTCACTATCTTTTTCCCGATGTGGACTGGCACAACCGTGTGCTTATGGCCCTGCAGGCACTGCCCGCCCCGCCCGTGCTGGTGGCGGACGCCGGCTTTATGTATGTGGCCAAGATGAGCGGCTATGCCGACGCTTATGATCTTTTCACCCCCGACATTGGCGAAATGGCCTTTCTTGCCGATGAAAAAGCCCCGCATCCATTTTATACCAGGGGGTTTCTGCTGGCCGAAGAAGAAAACGTCGCCGCCCTGCTGGAAAGAGCCAACGCCCACGGCAACTGCCCGGCCCACCTGATCATCAAGGGCCGGATTGACCATATTGTTTGCGGCGGCCGTCTGACAGGCACGGTAAAAGAGCCTTCGGTAGCAGCGATGGAGTGTATAGGCGGAACCGGCGATCTGGTGACGGGCCTTGTAACGGCGCTTCTGGCAGGCGGCATATCCATGTGCCGGGCCAGCCTTGCGGCGGCACGCCTTGCCCGCCTGCTGGCAGAGCACTGCGCCCCTGATCCCGGCACCCAGGTAAGCGCCCTGCTGCAAAGCCTGCCGCACGTGCTTCACAATTATGCCGAGGAAGTGCTGCGGCAATCCTGACCGTGTGCAGGGTTCCGCATGTTGGCCTGCGCCGCTTGCGGGCAAAACGGCAGCATTCACCTCGCAACGGCCTTGCATTCAGACAGGTCACA contains the following coding sequences:
- a CDS encoding DUF3343 domain-containing protein encodes the protein MDKTPKGIRKTGGGFMGNLCRAARALLDKKARTDQRAAHPGKDEQSAARSARAVSDRGLLVFAHTGEVIKAEKQLRAAGLDVEVKGPPPQLRTGCDMVIVFELVSQARVLEILHKEDIDPEQVVSAHDVLLEPVSLYQVRRMGRWIMVRAANMKITLDTRDGRIVNISGGGCPDVPWLAHCLCGLRLDEAPEPLSLGQTLCCYSLQKAFEELRRQYSCGT
- a CDS encoding NAD(P)H-hydrate dehydratase, whose protein sequence is MWYIAGTLPGPDPVFRETAAQGPARMSDGWLHLADDSAFPVQRGTEALAATALLACEALGFQPPRLLLAGDTGSGEGSRALYAWLAEHADTLNPEGITFHYLFPDVDWHNRVLMALQALPAPPVLVADAGFMYVAKMSGYADAYDLFTPDIGEMAFLADEKAPHPFYTRGFLLAEEENVAALLERANAHGNCPAHLIIKGRIDHIVCGGRLTGTVKEPSVAAMECIGGTGDLVTGLVTALLAGGISMCRASLAAARLARLLAEHCAPDPGTQVSALLQSLPHVLHNYAEEVLRQS